A window from bacterium encodes these proteins:
- a CDS encoding nitroreductase family protein, which yields MPVEGLTPIERPAPTDHPIHGLIAARWSPRAVDPDRPVEREKLVSVLEAARWAPSCFNDQPWNFLVFTTENPEALEKARECLSEGNDWARKAPVLIFSVARKNFAYNGKPNRFAEHDQGMASVLAALEGYAGKIADLPPEKRDSETAPRERRPQAAFVHYNGWQPR from the coding sequence ATGCCCGTCGAAGGCTTGACCCCGATTGAGCGCCCGGCGCCCACGGACCATCCAATCCACGGGCTCATCGCCGCCCGGTGGAGCCCCAGGGCGGTGGACCCCGACCGCCCCGTGGAGCGGGAGAAGCTCGTGAGCGTCCTCGAGGCCGCCCGCTGGGCGCCCTCCTGCTTCAACGACCAGCCCTGGAACTTTTTAGTATTCACCACCGAGAACCCCGAGGCTCTCGAAAAAGCCCGCGAGTGTCTCTCCGAGGGCAACGACTGGGCGCGGAAGGCCCCGGTGCTCATCTTCTCCGTCGCCCGTAAAAACTTCGCCTACAACGGCAAACCCAACCGTTTCGCGGAGCACGACCAGGGCATGGCCTCGGTCCTGGCCGCCCTGGAGGGTTATGCGGGAAAAATCGCCGACCTGCCCCCCGAGAAGCGGGATTCCGAAACCGCGCCCCGGGAACGTCGGCCCCAGGCCGCCTTCGTCCACTACAACGGCTGGCAGCCCCGATAA
- a CDS encoding AIR synthase family protein: MSVKAEFPAIGKISPEFFNAVIYPSLGAVRPEVLVGPRHGVDTAVVRIGPGRVMVVTTDPIYIVPGYGWEEAAWFAWHILASDVTTSGFPPAYVVVDFNLPMGVTEDQFARLWGVFHRESEKYGAAVISGHTARYTGTDYPMVGGATFIAVGDEDAYLTPAMAGPGDVLCMTKSAAVEAVGIFSRLFRERIASELGEQTAASGWEIFNRMSTVDDALAAAGFGVRGAGVTAMHDATECGVVGAAVEMAEASGAGLELDYALITVYPEVRAICRLFGMQPEIAISEGTLLLAVRGDRYEEFREYMEERGAPVAKIGRFLPGSEGITALRDGGRIPLAHPRVDPFWGAFDRATRA; the protein is encoded by the coding sequence CCCGAGGTGCTCGTCGGCCCGCGGCACGGGGTGGACACCGCCGTCGTCCGCATCGGCCCCGGCCGCGTGATGGTCGTCACCACCGACCCCATCTACATCGTACCGGGCTACGGCTGGGAGGAGGCGGCCTGGTTCGCCTGGCATATCCTCGCCTCCGACGTCACCACCAGCGGCTTCCCGCCGGCCTACGTGGTCGTGGATTTCAACCTGCCGATGGGCGTCACCGAGGACCAGTTCGCACGGCTGTGGGGCGTCTTTCACCGGGAGAGCGAAAAATACGGGGCGGCGGTCATCAGCGGCCACACCGCCCGCTACACCGGCACCGACTACCCCATGGTCGGCGGGGCGACCTTCATCGCCGTGGGCGACGAGGACGCCTACCTCACCCCGGCCATGGCCGGACCGGGGGACGTCCTGTGCATGACGAAGAGCGCGGCGGTCGAGGCGGTGGGCATCTTCAGCCGCCTCTTCCGGGAACGGATAGCCTCGGAGCTCGGTGAGCAGACGGCGGCCTCCGGTTGGGAAATTTTCAACCGGATGAGCACCGTGGACGACGCCCTCGCGGCGGCGGGCTTCGGCGTCCGCGGAGCGGGGGTCACGGCGATGCACGACGCGACCGAGTGCGGGGTCGTCGGGGCGGCGGTCGAGATGGCCGAGGCCTCGGGCGCCGGCCTGGAACTGGATTACGCGCTAATCACGGTTTACCCCGAAGTGCGCGCCATCTGCCGACTGTTCGGCATGCAGCCGGAAATCGCGATCAGCGAGGGCACGCTCCTCCTCGCCGTCAGGGGCGACAGGTACGAGGAATTTCGAGAGTACATGGAGGAGCGCGGGGCGCCGGTGGCGAAAATCGGACGCTTCCTGCCCGGCAGCGAGGGGATAACGGCGTTGCGCGACGGCGGACGGATCCCCCTGGCGCATCCGCGTGTGGATCCGTTCTGGGGGGCCTTCGACCGCGCCACACGCGCTTAA